The sequence ATCCAGAAGAGGAGGATACGGAAATGAGAGCAATCCTGAAAGAAGAGGATTATTACAGCAAAGTATACAAGGTTTGCGGCGTAGAATAGAAGGGGAAGCAGAAACACGCAGATTCAACGAAGAGGAACGTCTCCTCCGAATAGAGCGAGCAGAACTGAGAAGCAGGATTGAAGAGATAATAAGGAGGTTGCAAACAATAAATGAAGGCCTCCGTAGTTTGAATTCTCCCTCAATTACACATCAACCTGAAGGTATATCTCAACAGATGGAGAGGGAGGGAAGAGAGTTGATAAGTGCGCTTGAAACCATAAAACTCTCTCTTCTTCACATTAGTAATGTTCCGCTTTGTGCAATTTGTATGATTGAATTTCATGTAGGAGAAGAAGCCTGCCAAATGTTCTGTCACAATACTCATATTTTCCACCATGACTGTCTTCGCCGATGGTTAGAGAG is a genomic window of Cryptomeria japonica chromosome 7, Sugi_1.0, whole genome shotgun sequence containing:
- the LOC131056645 gene encoding probable E3 ubiquitin-protein ligase RHC1A, whose amino-acid sequence is MTPSRRGGYGNESNPERRGLLQQSIQGLRRRIEGEAETRRFNEEERLLRIERAELRSRIEEIIRRLQTINEGLRSLNSPSITHQPEGISQQMEREGRELISALETIKLSLLHISNVPLCAICMIEFHVGEEACQMFCHNTHIFHHDCLRRWLERKKDCPLCKTPVPYPYHQPSAPSSS